The following coding sequences are from one Capsicum annuum cultivar UCD-10X-F1 chromosome 3, UCD10Xv1.1, whole genome shotgun sequence window:
- the LOC107865966 gene encoding transcription factor PRE3 yields MSSRRRSNNSRFTQDEINDLVLKLQSLLPNSSSRCTSRASSSSKILEETCNYIRKLHSEVDDLSEKLSQVLDSADTNTVDLVDTLLTLLQQ; encoded by the exons ATGTCTAGCAGGAGAAGatcaaataattcaagattcactCAAGATGAGATTAATGATCTTGTCTTGAAATTGCAATCTCTCTTGCCAAATTCCTCTTCAAGGTGCACCTCCAGG gcatcatcatcatcaaagaTACTGGAAGAGACGTGTAATTACATCAGAAAGCTGCACAGTGAAGTGGATGATCTCAGTGAGAAGCTCTCCCAAGTTCTGGATTCTGCGGACACCAATACTGTTGATCTTGTAGACACTTTATTAACTCTTCTTCAACagtaa
- the LOC124896884 gene encoding uncharacterized protein LOC124896884: protein MANKDSPSFSLGISQIETQKVVHDSNQVLNFTSGNFDYTKLGFTENRSKQRNDPEKLKILREAFAAKNQVSDMQMEDQDKIEQIPKSPSEQVISVATTNTRDLRNTLTFLTDNDDARVIGKLIAERSKKADVYAIAYEPGKNEQIEGRLEIILDTIYKNGIIFV from the exons ATGGCTAATAAAGATTCACCCTCATTCAGCTTGGGTATTTCacaaattgaaacacaaaaagtTGTTCATGATAGTAATCAAGTCTTAAATTTTACTTCGGGCAATTTTGATTACACCAAATTAGGTTTTACTGAAAATCGATCAAAGCAGCGGAATGATCCtgaaaaattgaagattttaagAGAAGCTTTTGCTGCTAAAAATCAAGTTTCTGACATGCAAATGGAAGATCAAGATAAAATTGAACAAATCCCCAAATCCCCGTCGGAGCAG GTGATCTCCGTTGCTACCACAAACACGAGAGACTTGAGGAACACATTGACATTCCTTACTGATAACGATGATGCTAGGGTAATAGGAAAGTTGATTGCAGAGCGATCAAAAAAAGCTGATGTCTACGCCATTGCATATGAACCCGGGAAGAATGAGCAAATAGAGGGAAGACTTGAGATTATTCTTGATACGATTTACAAAAATGGAatcatatttgtttga
- the LOC107862412 gene encoding flavonol 3-sulfotransferase-like (The sequence of the model RefSeq protein was modified relative to this genomic sequence to represent the inferred CDS: added 71 bases not found in genome assembly): protein MANFFSTQNSPSHTNVASITKEQSHENHQESVDIILSELPSERGWVSDQIYQYKGTWYSSSVLQGLLVLQQQQFEPKPNSVLLASHPKSGTTWLKALLFAITNRLQHDDFSTHPLLSSNPHELVPYLESYALKHPTNPTPNTCLIQSHLAFNGLPESITGDNYKCKIVYVFRDAKDVLVSFWYFVQKLRPKDMPFISLAEAFDQFTKGYSPFGPFWDHVMGYYKASLEFPERVLFLKYEDLKKDPIFNAKKLAEFLGQPFSLEEESEGIVERIIELCSFEKLSNLEVNKEGTYSGAFSPTIANNIYFRRGKMGDFKNHLSKEMIEVLDEITKQKLGFDLMTTSVTPQQNGEVNESDKNQSN from the coding sequence CCATGAAAATCACCAAGAATCCGTTGATATAATACTCTCTGAGCTTCCTAGTGAAAGAGGTTGGGTAAGTGATCAGATTTACCAATACAAAGGTACTTGGTATTCGTCAAGTGTTCTACAAGGTTTGCTAGTACTTCAGCAGCAACAATTTGAGCCAAAACCAAATAGTGTCTTACTAGCCAGTCACCCAAAGTCCGGCACCACATGGCTCAAGGCCCTTCTTTTTGCCATTACAAACAGATTACAACATGACGATTTTAGCACACACCCTTTGCTCTCTTCAAACCCACATGAGTTAGTACCCTATCTAGAGTCCTATGCACTTAAGCACCCAACAAATCCAACCCCAAACACTTGTCTCATACAATCACATCTTGCCTTCAATGGTTTACCAGAGTCTATAACAGGTGATAACTACAAATGCAAAATAGTCTATGTGTTTCGTGATGCAAAAGATGTGTTAGTTTCTTTCTGGTACTTTGTGCAGAAATTAAGACCCAAAGACATGCCTTTCATTTCTCTAGCAGAAGCATTTGACCAATTTACTAAAGGGTATTCCCCTTTTGGTCCATTTTGGGATCATGTGATGGGATATTATAAAGCCAGCTTAGAATTTCCAGAGAGGGTTCTTTTCTTGAAGTATGAGGATTTGAAGAAAGATCCAATCTTCAATGCAAAGAAATTAGCAGAGTTCTTGGGGCAGCCATTTTCGTTGGAGGAAGAAAGTGAAGGCATTGTAGAGAGAATAATAGAGCTCTGCAGCTTTGAGAAACTGAGCAATTTGGAGGTGAATAAAGAGGGCACATACTCTGGAGCGTTTAGTCCTACTATTGCAAACAACATATATTTCCGGCGAGGCAAAATGGGCGATTTCAAGAACCATCTTTCAAAAGAAATGATTGAGGTTCTTGATGAAATCACAAAGCAAAAGTTGGGTTTTGATTTGATGACTACATCTGTCACTCCGCAGCAAAATGGTGAAGTGAATGAGTCAGACAAGAACCAAAGCAACTAA